One Rosa chinensis cultivar Old Blush chromosome 3, RchiOBHm-V2, whole genome shotgun sequence DNA window includes the following coding sequences:
- the LOC112192148 gene encoding centromere protein V-like produces the protein MESEMTVHDGGCHCKNVRWRVQAPTNVVAWSCNCSNCSMRGNTHFIVPYERFELLGNSEQFLTTYSFGTHTAKHTFCKVCGITSFYYPRSNPDGVAITYRCVDPGTLTHVEVKYIDGQNWEKSCNQFNIASLSKVDSGN, from the coding sequence ATGGAGTCTGAGATGACAGTACATGATGGTGGGTGCCACTGCAAGAATGTAAGATGGCGAGTGCAAGCACCTACTAATGTTGTGGCATGGAGTTGCAACTGTTCAAATTGCTCTATGAGGGGTAACACGCATTTCATTGTCCCTTATGAAAGATTTGAACTCTTGGGTAATTCTGAACAGTTTCTCACAACTTATAGCTTTGGTACTCACACGGCAAAGCATACTTTCTGTAAGGTCTGTGGGATAACTTCGTTTTATTATCCACGCTCAAACCCGGATGGGGTTGCCATCACATATAGGTGTGTTGATCCTGGAACTCTAACCCATGTTGAGGTCAAGTATATTGATGgccaaaattgggaaaaatccTGCAACCAGTTTAACATTGCTTCGCTGTCAAAGGTAGACTCTGGAAACTAA
- the LOC112192141 gene encoding microsomal glutathione S-transferase 3 has translation MGSSSVVELLPKDYGYVVLVAALYSFLNFFMAFQVGKARKKYKVFYPTMYASESDNKDAKVFNCVQRGHQNSLEMMPLFFVFLLLGGLRHPCISAALGLLYTVSRYFYFKGYSTGDPQKRLPIGGYGFLALMGLIVCTISFGVTLLLRA, from the exons ATGGGTTCTTCTTCAGTTGTGGAATTGCTTCCTAAAGATTACGGGTATGTGGTTCTGGTGGCTGCCCTCTACAGCTTTCTGAATTTCTTCATGGCGTTCCAAGTGGGTAAGGCCAGGAAGAAGTACAAGGTGTTTTACCCGACCATGTATGCATCGGAGTCCGACAACAAAGACGCCAAGGTGTTCAACTGTGTTCAGAGAGGTCACCAGAACTCCCTTGAAATGATGCCTTTGTTCTTTGTCTTCCTCCTTTTGGGTGGTCTCAGGCATCCTTGCATCTCCGCCGCCCTCGGATTGCTCTACACCGTTTCTCGCTATTTCTATTTCAAAGGCTACTCCACCGGCGACCCCCAAAAGCGTCTCCCTATcgg GGGGTACGGGTTCTTGGCTTTGATGGGGCTTATAGTGTGCACAATTTCCTTCGGGGTCACTCTTCTTCTGCGAGCATAA
- the LOC112194550 gene encoding sulfhydryl oxidase 2 produces the protein MVFQADPSNTFSSREAGSPKQTLQRTKALSRRPESRYGNSRLLTVTISSPGSPLILRAVNNGTVDLNVTNFDAVLRETPATYALVEFFAHWCPACRNFKPHYEKVARLFNGPDAVYPGMLLMTRVDCASKINTKLCDNFSVSHYPMLFWGPPSKFVSAGWEPKQEKSDIQVIDNGHTADRLLSWINKQMGSSFGLEDRISRNVAQALSSLK, from the exons atggttttccaagcagaTCCTAGCAATACTTTTTCTAGTAGAGAAGCCGGATCCCCAAAACAAACCCTTCAACGAACAAAAGCCCTTTCCCGTCGACCTGAAAGTCGTTACGGCAATTCCCG CCTGCTCACCGTCACAATCTCGTCGCCGGGATCGCCGTTGATCCTCCGCGCCGTCAACAACGGCACCGTCGATTTGAACGTCACCAATTTCGATGCGGTGCTCCGTGAAACTCCGGCCACCTACGCACTAGTTGAATTCTTCGCTCACTG GTGTCCGGCATGCCGAAATTTTAAG CCGCATTATGAAAAGGTTGCGAGGCTGTTCAATGGGCCTGATGCTGTGTATCCGGGGATGTTATTGATGACAAGGGTTGACTGTGCATCAAAG ATAAATACCAAACTCTGTGATAACTTCTCTGTAAGTCATTATCCTATGCTCTTTTGGGGCCCTCCATCTAAATTTGTATCTGCTGGTTGGGAGCCTAAACAAGAGAAGAGTGATATACAAGTCATTGATAATGGGCATACAGCTGACCGGCTGCTTAGTTGGATCAACAAGCAAATGGGCAG CTCATTTGGATTGGAGGATCGAATATCTCGCAATGTGGCACAAGCACTGTCATCTCTGAAGTAA
- the LOC112194551 gene encoding uncharacterized protein LOC112194551 gives MAVKLTANVSSYPTVRGFTAIGSGGDDFVQAMVVAVESVIQQPVLEGRVKQKLSSGGKYVSVNIGPVQVISSEHVQAVYNAMRRDDRMKYFL, from the exons ATGGCTGTCAAACTGACAGCAAAT GTAAGTTCGTACCCAACTGTTAGAGGATTCACTGCGATTGGAAGCGGAGGGGATGATTTTGTGCAGGCTATGGTTGTTGCTGTTGAATCCGTAATTCAACAACCCGTCCTTGAG GGTCGTGTCAAGCAGAAGCTATCATCAGGAGGCAAATATGTGTCTGTAAACATTGGTCCTGTTCAAGTCATTTCTAGTGAACAT GTCCAAGCTGTATACAATGCAATGAGAAGAGATGACCGGATGAAATACTTTTTGTAG